In the genome of Nicoliella spurrieriana, the window ATAGGGCGCTAGCGCTTTGTGAAATCGAACTTAGCTTTTGGATGAAGTCATCATTGACTAGTTCATGAACGGAGGCACTATAAGCGGTTAAACTAAGGTTCGCTGAAATTGACGTGCCAGTCAGGAGCAGTGCTACCGGGATAAACAGGGCCATTCCTGAAAACAGGCCCATCGTTGCATAGAAAATGGCAATGATAATGATGCGCAGCGTACTACTGATGACTAGTAAGTGTTTATGGCGATATGTATCGACCCAATTACCAATGGGGACCATGAATGCAATGGATACGATGGGTGCGATAATCGAGGTCATTCCAAAGCTGATTGGCAGCTTGGTCTGATCAAGGAGCATTAATCCCAGGGCCATTGAAAACATATTGCCAGTGAAGGCACTGATGAAATTGGAAATGGCATCCTTGATAATTTGAATTTTGGAATCGTGGTTACTAATGGTTGGTAACGTTGCTGGGGATGAATTCATTGAATCACCGGTCCTTTAGTTTGATTTATCCTTAATCATATCATCTTGGGGTGATTTGATGGCATGATATGGTATGTATTTTTATATACGGAATCCGTTTGAAATGGAAATTTTAGGGGTTATTGAATGTTACAGTTAATACATAACTTTTACATTCTATTTACCCTAAATTTAAATTAATTGGCTATAATGGAGCTATCATAACTTAGGAGTGAACTAAATGAATCAATCAATGAAGAAATTTGTGTTTGGATCGGTAACGACGTTAACATTATTTACTAGCATTGCACCAGCGGTTACTAACGTGGTCACCACCACTGCGAACGCCAGTTCAGTTACTAACTTAAAAAAGCAAGCTGGCAAGCAGATTAAGCTTACTGGAGCTGTAAACGTTCGTGATTTAGGTGGCTATACTAATCGTAAGGGGCAAACGATTAAGGCGAAGCGGTTAATTCGCAGTGCCCAGTTGAACAAATTGACTAAGAGTGATATCAAGAAACTAACTGAACAATATCATGTAGCCGTTGACGTTGATTTTAGAACTCCTAAGGAAGTCGCTAAGGCTAATGACCCGAAGATTAAGGGGGTTAAGTATGTGAAGGCACCGGTGGTTTCCGATAAGGAAAACGAAGCAGATATTAAGGTATTTAATAAAGATGGTGAAAAGGGGATGATTCTCTATTACACCTACTTTATTAATAAGACCGGCCGGAAGGAATATCGTAAATTATTCAACGAGCTATTAAAGGTGCCGGATAACAAGGCCGTCCTATATCACTGTAGCTATGGTAAGGATCGGACTGGATTTGCGACCGCGTTGATTCTGACCGCACTAGGGTTTGATAAGCAGACCATCTATAAGGACTACCTGCTTTCCAACAAGTACCGGAGCGCCGCAACGAAAGCAGACTTGGCAGCAATGAAGAAGAACGGGGCTTCTAAGAAGGAATTGAAGAACGAATATTACAATGATATCGTTGAAAAGCAATACTTAGATAAAGCATATTCACTAGCTGAAAAGAAATACGGTTCAATGATGGGTTACCTTAAGCAGGGGCTTGGGTTAACTAACACTGACATTCAAAAATTACAGAGTAAGTACTTAACTAAGGCTAAATAAGCAAACTTCAGCTAAAAAATGGAGTTAATTACTAAATCATAATTTAGGGGTACCATTATTAAGTCAATGCTTGAATAGTTGACATCACGAATAGATAAATATATTATGAATATATAGAAAAAGCGTCCTGATGTAGTGGTCAGGACGCCCTGATCAACAAGCTACTTCAAAGGCAGTGGCTCATTTAATTAAAACGACTATAACAAATTAGCCGCCCGTTTAACTTTGCCGAAAGTCTGGGGCGGCTTTTTTGTTACTTTCTTTTGTTGATGTAGTCTAGCAATGCGATTAAAAACATGCCAAACGTCAACATTAGGATTAGTGCTTGATACACACTCATCGTAACTAGCCCGTTGCCTTCCATTAGATTTGTGATGCATAGCCATCACCTCCAATCAAAGTGGCGAGCCACCGCCCTCAAAACTTCTTGTCAATCTGGTTTATTATATCATAGGTTAGAAAATTAAAATAAAGATAAAATATTATATTTAGCCATCATTATTGACATATAATATCCGCATCGATATTATAGAGGTATAGAAAAATAGCCCTGATTACGCTCAGGACTCTTTGATCAACAAGCTGCTTCAAAGGCAGTGGCTCATTTAATTAAAACAACTATAACAAATTAGTCGCCCTCATCAAACTTTACCAGAAGTATATGGGGCGGCTTTTTT includes:
- a CDS encoding tyrosine-protein phosphatase; translated protein: MNQSMKKFVFGSVTTLTLFTSIAPAVTNVVTTTANASSVTNLKKQAGKQIKLTGAVNVRDLGGYTNRKGQTIKAKRLIRSAQLNKLTKSDIKKLTEQYHVAVDVDFRTPKEVAKANDPKIKGVKYVKAPVVSDKENEADIKVFNKDGEKGMILYYTYFINKTGRKEYRKLFNELLKVPDNKAVLYHCSYGKDRTGFATALILTALGFDKQTIYKDYLLSNKYRSAATKADLAAMKKNGASKKELKNEYYNDIVEKQYLDKAYSLAEKKYGSMMGYLKQGLGLTNTDIQKLQSKYLTKAK
- a CDS encoding putative holin-like toxin, yielding MEGNGLVTMSVYQALILMLTFGMFLIALLDYINKRK